The following proteins are encoded in a genomic region of Tigriopus californicus strain San Diego chromosome 6, Tcal_SD_v2.1, whole genome shotgun sequence:
- the LOC131882450 gene encoding mucin-2-like — protein TTTTTTTTTTTTTTTTTTTTTTTTTTTTTTTTTTTTTIAPPPPPPPPTTTTTTTTTTTVTTTTATTIPPQFQPPPPPKPLPPPAKPKPFQSPPPPPRPPPPPRPPIHLCPEHPQITSLPCPVSVPAAPLCSTVFPPPCPQVVVVETLICHSGGGPPPCPSGETLTPSPCSSSRTPGCPSNPVRPIVRPRPKPRPRPKPQEFFPQKPPKPIIPPDALYETPTANFASPQDVPKYECDTPAPSEDNYNEEDDDQLVHNVDETIFEETNPELQSVSVTQSCCQPPATQQAPPPPPPSNNVDYEYEDYFEETISNEKPKPVYRPPSQYTCFVGGYGNYGPVRTVIPYVKRVVKPVRFAPLPTGMPIGTSGCFTTVRRKVVYSCTPGAMVGRVRYGRNAGGPVIKRGGCYSFTNRKRGWTPIGKRMNRFRQGCSMVRMGRYIVATGGKEVVNPLDSIEVLNTREPRKWSNLGKVRLPAPTYDHCAVALNRTTMMITGGFGQESQAALLDIRSQRWTKLPQLLHGRRKHSCMKTTINGRPGVVVAGGEHNFRPNLRSLEFFDLREGRWNNLGTMRQGRKFPGLTAIDQQLVVAGGEYKNSTGHTVVLDDLETLQGRNWTPMNERLSQPRSRFSTVKIPSEHFY, from the exons ACAACCACGACCACAACAACCACGACCACAACAACCACGACCACAACAACCACgaccacaacaaccacaacaaccacgaccaccacaaccacaacaaccacgaCAACAACCATAGCACccccaccacctccaccacctccaacAACAACGACTACGACGACGACTACGACAACAGTGACAACTACTACTGCGACAACTATTCCCCCTCAGTTTCAGCCACCCCCACCTCCAAAACCTTTGCCACCCCCTGCAAAACCCAAACCATTTCAGTCTCCCCCTCCTCCGCCTCGACCTCCTCCCCCACCACGTCCCCCAATTCATCTTTGCCCAGAACACCCTCAAATTACTTCACTGCCTTGCCCAGTTTCAGTTCCTGCTGCCCCACTTTGCTCAACAGTTTTCCCCCCTCCTTGTCCACAAGTTGTTGTGGTCGAGACACTCATTTGTCACTCAGGAGGAGGACCTCCTCCTTGTCCTTCAGGAGAAACCTTGACTCCTTCACCTTGTTCCTCGTCCAGAACTCCAGGGTGTCCCTCCAATCCTGTACGACCAATTGTCAGGCCTAGACCTAAACCCAGGCCCAGACCAAAGCCACAAGAGTTCTTTCCACAAAAACCTCCTAAGCCCATCATTCCACCTGACGCCTTGTATGAAACTCCTACTGCAAATTTTGCCTCTCCCCAAGACGTACCAAAATACGAATGCGATACTCCAGCCCCTTCCGAAGATAATTACAATGAAGAGGACGATGATCAATTAGTGCACAATGTGGATGAAACAATCTTTGAAGAGACAAATCCCGAATTACAATCTGTCTCTGTGACTCAATCATGCTGTCAACCCCCGGCTACTCAAcaagcaccaccaccaccaccaccctccAACAATGTAGACTATGAATATGAAGACTATTTTGAAGAAAccatttccaatgaaaaacCTAAGCCAGTTTACCGACCTCCTTCCCAGTACACATGTTTCGTGGGGGGATATGGGAACTACGGACCCGTGCGGACCGTAATACCTTATGTAAAACGTGTGGTTAAACCCGTGAGATTTGCTCCTTTGCCCACTGGTATGCCCATCGGCACGTCCGGTTGCTTTACCACGGTTCGGCGCAAAGTTGTCTACTCTTGTACTCCCGGAGCTATGGTTGGTCGAGTTCGGTATGGTAGAAATGCTGGTGGTCCTGTAATCAAAAGAGGTGGTTGCTACTCCTTCACTAATCGAAAGAGGGGGTGGACCCCAATTGGCAAGCGCATGAACAGATTCAGACAAGGATGTTCCATGGTTCGGATGGGACGCTACATTGTTGCTACCG GCGGAAAAGAGGTCGTCAATCCTCTAGACTCGATAGAAGTTTTAAACACCCGCGAACCAAGGAAATGGAGCAATCTTGGGAAAGTAAGATTACCCGCCCCAACTTACGACCATTGTGCAGTGGCACTAAATCGAACAACAATGATGATTACTGGCGGCTTTGGTCAAGAGTCTCAAGCAGCACTGCTCGATATTCGTTCTCAAAGATGGACCAAGTTGCCTCAGCTACTCCACGGAAGGCGCAAG CACTCTTGTATGAAGACTACCATCAATGGTAGACCAGGAGTGGTCGTTGCCGGAGGAGAGCACAACTTCAGACCTAATCTTCgttctttggagttttttgaCCTCAGGGAAGGAAGATGGAATAATCTTGGAACCATGAGACAAGGGCGGAAATTTCCCGGTTTAACGGCCATAGATCAGCAATTGGTGGTAGCAG GTGGAGAATACAAAAACTCTACGGGACACACTGTAGTTTTAGACGATTTGGAAACCCTTCAAGGGCGGAATTGGACACCAATGAATGAGCGGCTCTCTCAACCAAGGAGTCGATTCTCCACTGTCAAAATTCCATCTGAACACTTTTACTAA
- the LOC131882056 gene encoding uncharacterized protein LOC131882056: MQLKRPFFYFSFSRIGTSPYMYICTSDSNSSWCCELKMFTSLILICLLGLTSFQANAQDGSTDDPCQSFERGGICPLTIDNVLEIDSKSMKTVKECQYSCFRDKLCNHFTFFKRHGTEQKCVHFKECPEQTPCKSCFTGPGEPSISECGDLTTPTELSATIVTTEDGPSKTTTTVLTPDELEALAITIVSDRTTTLSEDETTTDVGKTETTIITKDEGRTTDRMLTRTPKQLDVNEMEDVDGEDEPTGNDIDEFEVSGIDDGLLTGQPEPTELPNPATEVPELLPANPENDEDMEIDMTDDDEAFSDDYFDEEERTTSNPDGDTEGIVPRNKVFNCLSGGYGPLGPNPTISPMVPTLIRRRVQIPSLPPQFPLGKEGSMSTMMNAQLLMCSPGAQRGSSLLGSLLLGFSNFQPGGCFGFSSELRLWEPVGSPMNTFRGGSSINRMGRFLVATGGRGFPQPLNSIEVLNTRNPKRWRTLSKLTMPSPTFDHCSVALNKTSIMVTGGVGQESQAIILDLKGKKWNAMKPMKQPRRKHSCIKAKVNGRDGVIVAGGESDAIPDLASLEFYDMKEGNWLSLGRMRQGRRFPGIMTLSGNLVVGGGESTDFFGQNVFLDTMETLRKRTWRPVKQRLETPRSRFGFTRVPRTLFF; the protein is encoded by the exons ATGCAACTGAAGCGTCCCTTTTTCTACTTCTCTTTCTCCCGTATCGGTACATCACCTtacatgtacatatgtacatcAGATTCCAACAGCAGTTGGTGTTGTGAGCTCAAGATGTTCACATCTCTCATTTTGATCTGCCTCCTTGGATTGACTTCGTTCCAGGCTAACGCCCAAGATGGGAGCACGGATGATCCTTGTCAAAGCTTTGAACGGGGTGGTATTTGTCCGCTGACAATCGACAATGTGCTCGAGATCGACAGCAAGTCTATGAAGACGGTGAAGGAGTGTCAGTATTCCTGCTTCAGAGACAAGCTCTGTAATCATTTTACGTTCTTTAAACGACACGGTACCGAACAGAAATGTGTTCACTTCAAGGAGTGTCCTGAGCAAACTCCATGCAAATCTTGTTTCACTGGACCGGGAGAACCAAGCATTTCAGAGTGTGGCGATTTGACCACACCAACTGAGCTGAGTGCTACAATAGTCACAACCGAAGACGGTCCGAGCAAAACCACCACTACAGTTCTCACGCCCGATGAATTGGAAGCCCTGGCCATTACTATTGTGAGTGACAGGACCACCACTTTATCGGAGGATGAGACCACAACTGATGTGGGGAAGACagaaacaacaataataacaaagGACGAAGGACGAACCACGGATCGTATGTTGACAAGGACACCCAAACAATTAGATGTTAACGAAATGGAAGATGTAGACGGAGAAGACGAGCCAACAGGGAATGATATTGACGAATTTGAAGTCTCAGGTATAGATGACGGACTACTCACTGGTCAACCAGAGCCGACCGAGCTTCCAAACCCAGCCACAGAGGTCCCAGAACTTCTTCCGGCGAATCcggaaaatgatgaagataTGGAAATCGACATGACCGATGACGATGAGGCGTTTTCTGACGATTACTTCGATGAGGAGGAACGCACCACCTCCAATCCTGACGGAGACACTGAAGGGATCGTACCAAGGAACAAAGTATTCAATTGTCTCTCCGGAGGCTATGGACCTTTGGGGCCCAATCCGACCATCTCCCCCATGGTTCCAACTTTGATCCGACGTCGGGTACAAATTCCATCTTTGCCGCCTCAATTCCCATTGGGCAAAGAGGGGTCCATGTCAACCATGATGAATGCCCAATTACTCATGTGCAGTCCAGGTGCACAACGTGGGAGCTCTCTTTTGGGAAGTCTATTGTTAGGTTTCTCCAATTTCCAGCCCGGAggttgttttggtttttctaGTGAACTTCGCCTTTGGGAACCGGTGGGCAGTCCCATGAACACGTTCCGTGGAGGTAGCTCCATCAACCGAATGGGTCGCTTCCTCGTGGCCACGG GCGGCCGTGGGTTTCCCCAACCCCTCAACTCCATCGAGGTCCTTAACACCCGAAACCCCAAGCGTTGGCGAACCCTTTCCAAATTAACCATGCCTAGCCCGACCTTTGACCATTGCTCTGTTGCGCTGAACAAGACCTCGATCATGGTCACTGGTGGAGTGGGACAGGAGTCGCAAGCTATTATCCTGGATCTGAAGGGCAAGAAGTGGAACGCCATGAAACCGATGAAGCAACCTCGTCGAAAG CACTCTTGCATCAAAGCCAAAGTGAATGGTCGTGATGGCGTGATTGTGGCTGGAGGTGAATCCGACGCAATCCCGGATCTGGCTTCCTTGGAGTTCTACGACATGAAGGAAGGAAATTGGTTGAGTTTGGGACGGATGCGCCAAGGCAGAAGATTTCCAGGGATTATGACTTTGTCAGGAAATCTCGTGGTTGGAG GGGGTGAATCTACGGATTTCTTCGGTCAAAATGTCTTCCTGGACACAATGGAAACTCTTCGCAAGAGAACGTGGCGCCCCGTGAAGCAACGTCTCGAAACTCCAAGAAGTCGATTTGGTTTCACACGCGTTCCCAGAACCCTTTTCTTCTAA